The Ananas comosus cultivar F153 linkage group 7, ASM154086v1, whole genome shotgun sequence genome has a window encoding:
- the LOC109713437 gene encoding magnesium transporter MRS2-3 translates to MRGARPPWKGAGEEEGRGGVGGVGGRKKGAAAGVRAWVAVDAAGEARVAELGRQAVMRRTGLPARDLRILDPQLSYPSTVLGRERAIVVGLEHIKTIITAHEVLLLNHRDPAVEPFVRELQRRLRHRHQQQECEIEKGKDDEDISARGSRALPFEFIALEACLEAACTCLENEAAVLEKEAHPALDKLTSKISTLNLEHVRQIKSRLVAITGRVQKVRDELEHLLDDDDDMAEMYLTDKMMQQHLSEEASHSSLNDQSEGIDEDRMRAEISSEENDAPRMYEDELQNVVNDNSPHGPCLFNVESHRANTYSTKSSNKHLDVQELEMLLEAYFVQIDSTLNKLTTLREYVDDTEDYINIMLDDKQNHLLQMGVMLTTATLIVSAFVALVGIFGMNIQIDLFDEKKAGMPEFLWTVGGSAAGSIILYVIAVTWCKRRRLLE, encoded by the exons ATGCGGGGAGCTCGGCCGCCGTGGAAgggggcgggggaggaggaggggcgaGGGGGAGTGGGAGGAGTGGGGGGGAGGAAGaagggggcggcggcgggggtgaGGGCGTGGGTGGCGGTGGACGCGGCGGGGGAGGCGAGGGTGGCGGAGCTGGGGAGGCAAGCGGTGATGCGGCGCACGGGGCTCCCGGCGCGGGACCTGCGGATCCTGGACCCGCAGCTCTCGTACCCGTCGACGGTGCTCGGCCGCGAGCGCGCCATCGTCGTGGGGCTCGAGCACATCAAGACCATCATCACCGCCCACGAGGTGCTCCTCCTCAACCACCGCGACCCCGCCGTCGAGCCCTTCGTCCGCGAGCTGCagcgccgcctccgccaccgccaccaaCAGCAG GAATGTGAGATTGAGAAAGGAAAAGATGATGAGGATATTTCTGCTCGCGGTTCGAGGGCTCTTCCGTTTGAGTTTATCGCACTCGAGGCATGTCTAGAGGCGGCTTGCACTTGCTTAGAGAATGAG GCGGCGGTTTTGGAGAAAGAGGCGCATCCAGCATTAGACAAGCTAACTTCGAAGATAAGTACCCTCAATTTGGAACATGTCCGCCAAATTAAAAGCCGATTGGTTGCAATAACTGGGCGTGTTCAGAAG GTGAGGGATGAACTTGAGCACCTgttggatgatgatgatgatatggCTGAAATGTACTTAACCGACAAAATGATGCAGCAACACCTATCTGAAGAGGCTTCTCATTCCTCTCTTAATGATCAAAGTGAGGGCATTGATGAGGACAG GATGCGTGCTGAGATATCATCAGAGGAGAATGATGCCCCTAGAATGTACGAGGATGAGTTGCAAAATGTTGTAAACGACAATTCACCGCATGGTCCCTGTTTATTCAATGTGGAGAGCCATCGAGCCAATACTTATAGCACCAAAAGTAGCAACAAGCATCTCGATGTCCAAGAACTTGAAATGCTTTTGGAAGCATATTTTGTACAGATTGACAGTACATTGAATAAACTGACCACG CTTCGGGAGTACGTGGATGACACAGAGGATTATATAAACATCATGCTAGATGACAAGCAGAATCATCTTCTACAGATGGGTGTCATGCTAACCACCGCAACCTTGATAGTCAGTGCCTTTGTTGCCCTCGTTGGAATATTTGGCATGAACATCCAGATTGATCTATTTGATGAGAAGAAGGCTGGCATGCCTGAGTTCTTGTGGACAGTGGGTGGCTCTGCGGCCGGGAGCATTATCCTCTATGTGATCGCCGTCACTTGGTGTAAGCGCAGGCGCTTGCTCGAGTAA
- the LOC109713177 gene encoding uncharacterized protein LOC109713177 isoform X2 — protein MQGRVLAMENGTEPSQRTQSRAFPLGTLKILISLVVLSVGLLILSFYMTRYFYLQPITVLRSSSSFNPWFGEQSDLSRWITPPSTLMHNMSDEELFWRASFVPEIKQCPYKRVPKVAFMFLTRGPLPLHPLWEKFFEGHKGRYSIYVHSLPDYHPDFPPNSVFYRRQIPSQVVMWGDRSICDAERRLLANALLDLSNERFVGSFDDPRPFGRGRYRPDMAPEVNITQWRKGPQWFEVDRKLAIDIIKDTKYYAKFKEFCKPPCYMDEHYIPTMFTVESPDLIANRSVTWVDWSRGGSHPATFGKGDINEAFLKRITEDQKCLHNNQPSSICFLFARKFSPSTLEPLLQFAPSLFGLDQ, from the exons ATGCAAGGTAGGGTTTTGGCCATGGAGAATGGAACGGAACCGTCCCAAAGGACTCAATCTCGAGCTTTTCCTCTCGGAACCCTAAAAATTCTTATATCGCTCGTTGTTTTGAGCGTTGGGTTGCTAATCCTCAGCTTCTACATGACACGCTACTTCTATCTCCAACCTATCACGGTGTTGCGTAGTAGTTCCAGTTTCAATCCCTGGTTCGGCGAACAGAGCGATCTCAGCCGTTGGATTACGCCTCCTTCTACTTTGATGCATAATATGAGCGACGAGGAGCTGTTTTGGCGTGCTTCGTTTGTTCCAGAGATTAAGCAGTGTCCATATAAGAGGGTCCCAAAGGTTGCGTTTATGTTCTTAACAAGGGGCCCATTGCCACTTCATCCTCTGTGGGAGAAGTTCTTCGAAGGCCACAAAGGACGATACTCGATTTATGTTCATTCGTTGCCGGATTATCATCCCGATTTTCCGCCGAACTCAGTGTTCTACCGGAGACAAATCCCGAGTCAG GTCGTCATGTGGGGGGATAGAAGCATCTGCGACGCAGAGAGGCGGCTTCTGGCCAATGCCTTGCTCGACCTATCAAATGAACG CTTTGTCGGTTCTTTCGATGATCCTCGCCCTTTTGGAAGGGGAAGGTACAGACCCGACATGGCCCCCGAGGTCAATATAACTCAATGGCGAAAAGGGCCTCAGTGGTTCGAAGTGGACCGAAAGCTCGCGATTGACATTATCAAGGACACCAAATACTACGCAAAGTTCAAAGAATTCTGCAAGCCACCTTGCTATATGGATGAGCACTACATTCCTACCATGTTCACCGTTGAATCTCCGGACCTTATCGCGAATAGAAGTGTCACATGGGTAGATTGGTCGAGAGGCGGCTCCCACCCTGCTACTTTTGGAAAGGGTGACATCAATGAAGCTTTTCTGAAACGGATCACCGAAGATCAGAAGTGCTTACACAACAACCAGCCGTCTTCCATTTGTTTTCTCTTTGCGAGAAAGTTTTCTCCGAGCACGTTGGAGCCTTTGCTGCAATTTGCACCCAGTTTATTTGGGCTTGATCAATGA
- the LOC109713177 gene encoding uncharacterized protein LOC109713177 isoform X1 produces the protein MQGRVLAMENGTEPSQRTQSRAFPLGTLKILISLVVLSVGLLILSFYMTRYFYLQPITVLRSSSSFNPWFGEQSDLSRWITPPSTLMHNMSDEELFWRASFVPEIKQCPYKRVPKVAFMFLTRGPLPLHPLWEKFFEGHKGRYSIYVHSLPDYHPDFPPNSVFYRRQIPSQVVMWGDRSICDAERRLLANALLDLSNERFVLLSESCIPIYGFSIIYQYLVKSRYSFVGSFDDPRPFGRGRYRPDMAPEVNITQWRKGPQWFEVDRKLAIDIIKDTKYYAKFKEFCKPPCYMDEHYIPTMFTVESPDLIANRSVTWVDWSRGGSHPATFGKGDINEAFLKRITEDQKCLHNNQPSSICFLFARKFSPSTLEPLLQFAPSLFGLDQ, from the exons ATGCAAGGTAGGGTTTTGGCCATGGAGAATGGAACGGAACCGTCCCAAAGGACTCAATCTCGAGCTTTTCCTCTCGGAACCCTAAAAATTCTTATATCGCTCGTTGTTTTGAGCGTTGGGTTGCTAATCCTCAGCTTCTACATGACACGCTACTTCTATCTCCAACCTATCACGGTGTTGCGTAGTAGTTCCAGTTTCAATCCCTGGTTCGGCGAACAGAGCGATCTCAGCCGTTGGATTACGCCTCCTTCTACTTTGATGCATAATATGAGCGACGAGGAGCTGTTTTGGCGTGCTTCGTTTGTTCCAGAGATTAAGCAGTGTCCATATAAGAGGGTCCCAAAGGTTGCGTTTATGTTCTTAACAAGGGGCCCATTGCCACTTCATCCTCTGTGGGAGAAGTTCTTCGAAGGCCACAAAGGACGATACTCGATTTATGTTCATTCGTTGCCGGATTATCATCCCGATTTTCCGCCGAACTCAGTGTTCTACCGGAGACAAATCCCGAGTCAG GTCGTCATGTGGGGGGATAGAAGCATCTGCGACGCAGAGAGGCGGCTTCTGGCCAATGCCTTGCTCGACCTATCAAATGAACGGTTCGTCCTTCTCTCTGAATCTTGCATCCCAATCTACGGCTTCAGCATTATTTATCAATACCTGGTGAAATCAAGATACAGCTTTGTCGGTTCTTTCGATGATCCTCGCCCTTTTGGAAGGGGAAGGTACAGACCCGACATGGCCCCCGAGGTCAATATAACTCAATGGCGAAAAGGGCCTCAGTGGTTCGAAGTGGACCGAAAGCTCGCGATTGACATTATCAAGGACACCAAATACTACGCAAAGTTCAAAGAATTCTGCAAGCCACCTTGCTATATGGATGAGCACTACATTCCTACCATGTTCACCGTTGAATCTCCGGACCTTATCGCGAATAGAAGTGTCACATGGGTAGATTGGTCGAGAGGCGGCTCCCACCCTGCTACTTTTGGAAAGGGTGACATCAATGAAGCTTTTCTGAAACGGATCACCGAAGATCAGAAGTGCTTACACAACAACCAGCCGTCTTCCATTTGTTTTCTCTTTGCGAGAAAGTTTTCTCCGAGCACGTTGGAGCCTTTGCTGCAATTTGCACCCAGTTTATTTGGGCTTGATCAATGA
- the LOC109713444 gene encoding uncharacterized protein LOC109713444 translates to MGLIGSEQLENLVETIKSTVRSLQKKAKKKKNAKPYVKMDKSASVKVEIRSRKARRLIDQTLKAADHPGKTALS, encoded by the coding sequence ATGGGTTTGATTGGGAGTGAGCAACTGGAGAACTTGGTGGAGACGATCAAGTCGACGGTGCGATCGCTGCAGAagaaggcgaagaagaagaagaacgcCAAGCCGTACGTGAAGATGGACAAGAGCGCCAGCGTGAAGGTCGAGATACGCAGCAGGAAGGCGCGACGATTGATTGATCAGACCCTCAAGGCTGCCGATCACCCCGGCAAGACCGCGCTCTCCTAA